From a region of the Brachionichthys hirsutus isolate HB-005 chromosome 9, CSIRO-AGI_Bhir_v1, whole genome shotgun sequence genome:
- the prrg1 gene encoding transmembrane gamma-carboxyglutamic acid protein 1, which produces MGSVFLPADAAHSVLRRLRRANFFLEEMKQGNIQRECREEICTYEEAREAFENDEKTRRFWEEYVRESSPSGGLETVGGVHALYLIVPLLLVVLVVAIIAIAVWRCHSHKRSQRSPSLGHSHHDHVLSVVSMDHWGRDYHQGDQSELSVPSSPVYPGSELVSGRGNAGDPPPTYEEAVGHTDVQIETEPPPQYEDIVNTSSTSVTGGHGK; this is translated from the exons ATGGGGAGTG TGTTCCTGCCGGCAGACGCGGCCCACTCGGTGCTGCGACGGCTGCGCAGGGCCAACTTCTTTCTGGAGGAGATGAAGCAGGGCAACATCCAGCGGGAGTGCCGCGAGGAGATCTGCACCTATGAGGAGGCTCGCGAGGCGTTTGAGAATGATGAGAAGACG AGACGGTTCTGGGAGGAATATGTGCGGGAGAGCAGCCCGTCTGGGGGGCTGGAGACGGTCGGCGGCGTCCACGCGCTCTACTTGATCGTGCCGTTGCTGCTGGTCGTGCTCGTCGTCGCCATCATTGCCATCGCTGTGTGGCGCTGCCATTCCCACAAGCGTTCGCAGCGCAGCCCCAGCTTGGGACACTCGCATCATGACCATGTCCTGTCAGTGGTCTCTATGGACCATTGGGGGCGGGATTACCACCAAGGTGACCAATCCGAACTCAGCGTTCCCAGCAGCCCAGTTTATCCGGGCTCAGAGCTCGTATCGGGGAGAGGAAACGCTGGAGACCCACCGCCAACTTACGAGGAGGCTGTGGGCCATACTGACGTCCAAATAGAGACCGAGCCACCGCCACAGTATGAGGACATAGTCAACACCAGCTCCACTAGTGTCACCGGTGGTCATGGAAAGTAA
- the ccdc181 gene encoding coiled-coil domain-containing protein 181: MFVSDLLPAVIMSEVVCKAQDEYEDDFEKDLDWLIGEESRSKEHGPDYEEIEAQIDKELQEDEKRQEKKRKPKGMKIEKRDGKTEALGEDEEERWPSPMDPLQYDSDRDSPSRSPPTAGAPPGMADQTDEDKEYILEKIQQANRELQGQEAPDRTRRRRLHFKETLVDLVVPPLQVEKDGNCSEVEGGKSSKDAAKHSNAEADVSGKLSELKLSSGGVNAGSGGFTRAGEGSEGRQGARDGRVLVERDGKFDLVSLNEAESQGLLPPLASNYNVSSNPPGPRVGSSPFQAGADHLRAPRPPAQPRTRPNSATHSQRGRQKNSVRRRVQSATGTIFHATCTLSPQQKELLQKIQQRKEKLAREAEEKKREEDEQKRQDNDLAFKAWLSKKREQFQQEKRIQRAQEMERINSKKDLSDPDESFRLWVLKKVEQQQKERQMVELKRLEEDSRFLLRSREECERAFKVWLRRKRVEKRLEQQAAQERSRLLFLEERRARRVRDLLCTANETKPFRFTEQLAHPF; this comes from the exons ATGTTCGTCTCTGATCTTCTTCCAGCAGTGATTATGAGCGAGGTGGTTTGTAAGGCACAGGATGAATACGAGGACGACTTTGAGAAGGATCTGGACTGGCTGATCGGCGAGGAAAGCCGAAGCAAAGAACAT GGTCCTGACTATGAGGAGATAGAAGCACAAATCgataaagagctgcaggaggatgAGAAAcggcaagaaaagaaaagaaaaccaaaagGCATGAAGATAGAGAAGAGAGATGGCAAAACAGAGGCGCtgggagaagatgaagaagagaggTGGCCCTCGCCCATGGACCCACTGCAGTATGATTCAGACAGAGACAGCCCAAGTCGGTCACCACCCACAGCTGGAGCTCCTCCAGGGATGGCTGACCAAACTGATGAAGACAAAGAATACATTCTGGAGAAGATCCAGCAGGCGAATCGGGAGCTACAGGGGCAGGAGGCTCCGGATAGGACGAGGCGCAGGCGGCTGCATTTTAAAGAGACGCTGGTAGATCTGGTGGTGCCCCCACTGCAGGTTGAGAAAGACGGAAACTGCAGCGAGGTGGAAGGAGGGAAGAGCAGCAAAGATGCAGCCAAGCATTCAAACGCAGAGGCCGACGTGTCAGGGAAGCTTTCTGAGCTAAAACTGTCCTCTGGAGGGGTAAATGCTGGCTCTGGAGGATTTACCAGGGCTGGGGAGGGCAGTGAGGGGAGGCAGGGGGCTAGGGATGGCAGAGTCCTTGTAGAAAGAGACGGTAAATTTGACCTGGTCAGCCTGAATGAGGCGGAGAGTCAAGGACTTCTCCCTCCTCTAGCAAGCAACTACAACGTCTCCTCCAACCCTCCTGGTCCTCGGGTTGGTTCCTCCCCTTTCCAGGCAGGCGCTGATCACCTCCGGGCCCCCAGACCTCCAGCTCAGCCCCGGACCAGACCCAACTCGGCCACCCACAGCCAGAGAGGCCGTCAGAAGAACAGCGTGAGGCGGCGCGTCCAGTCGGCCACCGGGACAATCTTCCACGCCACATGCACGCTCTCTCCCCAGCAGAAGGAGCTCCTGCAGAAGATccagcagaggaaggagaagctgGCCAGGGAG gcagaggagaagaagcgtGAGGAGGATGAGCAGAAGAGGCAGGACAACGATCTGGCGTTCAAGGCCTGGCTGTCGAAGAAGAGAGAGCAGTTCCAGCAAGAGAAAAGGATCCAGAGAGCCCAGGAGATGGAGAGGATAAATTCCAAG AAAGACCTGAGTGATCCAGACGAGTCCTTCAGGCTGTGGGTTCTAAAgaaggtggagcagcagcagaaagagaggcagatggtggagctgaagaggctggaggaggacagcCGTTTCCTCTTACGCAGCCGCGAGGAGTGTGAACGTGCCTTCAAAGT gtggctgaggcggaaGCGGGTGGAGAAGCGGCTGGAGCAGCAGGCAGCACAGGAGCGCTCCCGCCTGTTGTTTCTGGAGGAGCGGCGTGCACGACGCGTGAGGGACCTGCTGTGTACAGCCAATGAAACCAAGCCATTCAGATTCACTGAACAGCTGGCACACCCCTtctga
- the cpox gene encoding oxygen-dependent coproporphyrinogen-III oxidase, mitochondrial: MSTMVFCCVNNAARTTGRRFGMSRLKGRARVVEPPSSFPAATRFAGGTGARFMSHGAAGRTAFGRSRSGALALGGAAAAVAAAAAGLLANADHIQHAEMATEASPAVEMKESGGDISERCRNFMCPPVTGIDVLRERSGEMRARMEMLIMETQAEFCRALAEVDGGAFKVDRWEREEGGGGITCVMQDGQVFEKAGVNVSVVSGHLTEEAAKQMRSRGKVLKGKDGKLPFCAMGVSSVIHPKNPHIPTVHFNYRYFEVEEEDGSKQWWFGGGTDLTPVYIDEDDAFIFHSTLKEACDKHHPQYYPDFKKWCDRYFYVRHRGETRGIGGIFFDDLDSPSQEEAFQFVKSCARTVVPCYLPIIHKHLKDSFTEEEKDWQQVRRGRYVEFNLVYDRGVKFGLATPGSRIESILMSLPLTARWEYMHEPTKGSREAEMLEVLRSPKEWV; encoded by the exons ATGTCGACCATGGTTTTCTGCTGCGTGAACAACGCGGCGCGGACTACCGGGAGACGGTTCGGAATGTCGCGTTTAAAAGGCCGAGCTCGCGTCGTGGAGCCGCCGTCTTCGTTTCCTGCAGCGACGCGGTTCGCCGGCGGTACCGGCGCACGCTTTATGTCCCACGGGGCCGCAGGCAGGACCGCGTTCGGACGAAGCAGGAGCGGAGCCCTGGCGCTCGGTGGCGCCGCGGCGGCGGtcgcggcagcggcagcgggcTTGTTGGCCAACGCGGATCACATCCAGCACGCGGAAATGGCAACGGAAGCGTCACCGGCCGTTGAGATGAAGGAGTCGGGAGGAGATATCTCGGAGAGGTGCAGGAACTTCATGTGTCCTCCGGTGACCGGGATCGATGTGCTGCGGGAGAGGAGCGGCGAGATGCGGGCAAGGATGGAGATGCTGATCATGGAGACGCAGGCCGAGTTCTGCAGAGCCCTGGCGGAGGTGGACGGGGGGGCGTTCAAGGTGGACCGGTGGGAGAGGGAAGAAG gtgGCGGTGGCATCACGTGTGTGATGCAGGACGGGCAGGTGTTTGAGAAGGCGGGGGTCAACGTGTCGGTGGTGTCCGGACACCTGACCGAGGAGGCGGCCAAACAGATGAGGAGCCGAGGGAAGGTCCTGAAAGGGAAAGATG GCAAACTGCCATTTTGCGCCATGGGTGTGAGCTCTGTCATCCATCCCAAGAACCCCCACATCCCCACGGTGCACTTCAACTACAGATACTTTgaagtggaagaggaagatg GCTCTAAGCAGTGGTGGTTTGGTGGCGGCACAGATCTGACGCCGGTTTATATCGATGAAGACGATGCTTTTATCTTCCACAGCACGCTGAAGGAGGCCTGTGACAAGCACCACCCGCAGTACTACCCAGACTTTAAGAAATG GTGTGACAGATACTTCTACGTCCGGCACAGAGGAGAGACTCGAGGAATAGGAGGGATCTTCTTCGATGACCTGGACTCCCCCAGCCAGGAAGAAGCATTTCAGTTCGTCAAGAGCTGTGCCCGCACTGTGGTGCCTTGTTACCTCCCTATCATCCATAAGCACCTCAAGGACTCCTTCACTGAGGAAGAGAAGGACTGGCAGCAGGTGCGACGAGGGAG ATATGTGGAGTTCAACCTGGTTTATGATAGAGGGGTGAAGTTCGGCTTGGCCACACCCGGCTCCAGGATTGAGAGCATTCTCATGTCCCTCCCCCTCACCGCCAG GTGGGAATACATGCACGAGCCCACCAAAGGGTCCCGGGAGGCCGAGATGCTGGAGGTGTTACGAAGCCCCAAGGAGTGGGTGTGA